A stretch of the Cuculus canorus isolate bCucCan1 chromosome 15, bCucCan1.pri, whole genome shotgun sequence genome encodes the following:
- the MRPS34 gene encoding 28S ribosomal protein S34, mitochondrial, translated as MARKKLYRPIAAMAKKIREYRALKERPRESQRFALDPETLRRPLTQKRLPVRAWEDARSEQRLLALLSRLPRFGQGRTVTRKSWLGAHDEPCYWVIARVRPDYTAEDMDHGRAWGYLTFRGKTEEQLKEIDQVMYHDWRLVPKHEEEAFKKFTPVVEDTIRYLPYPPLLRAMILAQWEKEGKPITEEPMIDLEKVMASPRRRAKQKGTGTPV; from the exons ATGGCCCGCAAGAAGCTTTACCGGCCGATCGCAGCGATGGCGAAGAAGATCCGCGAGTACCGAGCGCTGAAAGAGCGGCCGCGGGAATCGCAGCGGTTCGCGCTGGACCCGGAGACCCTGCGGCGGCCGCTGACGCAGAAGCGGCTGCCGGTGCGCGCTTGGGAGGACGCGCGGAGCGAGCAGCGGCTCCTGGCGCTCCTGAGCCGCCTCCCTCGCTTCGGGCAGGGCCGCACCGTCACCCGCAAGTCCTGGCTCGGGGCGCACGACGAGCCCTGCTACTGGGTCATCGCCAGGGTGAGGCCCGACTACACGGCTGAG GACATGGACCATGGCAGAGCCTGGGGCTACCTCACCTTCCGAG GCAAAACTGAAGAGCAACTCAAAGAGATCGACCAGGTCATGTACCACGACTGGCGCCTGGTGCCCAAGCACGAGGAGGAGGCCTTCAAGAAATTCACCCCAGTGGTGGAGGACACCATTCGGTACCTTCCGTACCCACCTCTGCTCCGAGCCATGATCCTTGCGCagtgggagaaggagggaaaaccGATCACGGAGGAGCCAATGATTGATCTGGAGAAGGTCATGGCCTCTCCCCGTCGGCGTGCAAAGCAAAAAGGTACAGGGACACCAGTATAA